A region from the Acidobacteriota bacterium genome encodes:
- a CDS encoding type I restriction endonuclease subunit R yields the protein MSDVGKKERETQKRLVRLFQEQLSYSYLGNWEDRGENSNVEEDLLRRWLKRHGESERIIGKVVYELEKAKALGGSKNLYDANREVYGLLRYGVKVAPDAGENKQTIWLIDWKTPINNDFAVAEEVTVGGVHDKRPDLVLYVNGIAVGVLELKRSIVSVAEGIRQNLDNQKKEFIRPFFATVQLVMAGNDTEGLRYGVIETAEKYYLTWKEPSEIENQLDRAVSQLCRKDRLLEIIHDFIVFDAGAKKTCRHNQYFGVRAAQESVKCREGGIIWHTQGSGKSLTMVWLAKWIRENVKDARVLLITDRIDLDDQIEKVFKGVNENIYRTKSGADLVNVLNKSEELLICSLVHKFGASDDPDVDSYLADIHRHVPKDFYAKGDIFVFVDECHRTHKGSGKLHQAMTTLLPGAMLIGFTGTPLLKAEKQKSIEVFGPYIHTYKYDEAVRDKVVLDLRYEARDIDQHITSQQKIDEWFDLKTSGLTDAARAQLKQRWGTMQKVLSSEPRLKMIVSDILMDMEREDRLKSGYGNAMLVSSSIYNACRFFEMFQKTDLARKCAIVTSYKPAPGDIKGEESGEGMTEKLRQYAIYREMLAEHFDEPEETAMYKVAEFEQEVKSRFIKEPGQMKLLIVVDKLLTGFDAPPATYLYIDKKMENHGLFQAICRVNRLDSEDKEYGYVIDYKDLFKSLERSIHDYTGEAFEGYDAEDVQGLLTDRLTKARERLEELRESVKALCEPVQAPKDSLAYQHYFCAKNSGDGDELEENEQKRVALYKIVGALLRAYANLANEMGQAGYTEEKAKAIKAEVEHFEKVREEIKLSSGDYIDMKMYEPAMRHLLDTYIRADESKKLSAFDDMTLVQLVAEQGEGAVKHMPEGLKANPEAMAEAIENNVRKLIIDERAVNPKYFERMSQLLEALIRERKTKALHYTAYLAKVAELANKVQKPESESSYPSAINTGPRRALYDNLGKDEELAVRVDTAIRDVKKDGWRGNRFKEREVRAAIKSVLGVNDELVNQTFAIVEKQREY from the coding sequence ATGAGTGACGTTGGCAAGAAAGAACGCGAGACTCAGAAGCGCCTCGTCCGGCTGTTCCAGGAACAGCTTAGCTACAGCTACCTTGGTAACTGGGAAGATCGCGGGGAAAACAGCAACGTCGAAGAAGATTTACTCCGCCGTTGGCTTAAGCGTCACGGAGAGAGCGAGAGAATCATCGGCAAAGTAGTGTATGAACTCGAAAAGGCCAAGGCGCTGGGCGGAAGTAAGAATCTCTACGACGCCAACCGGGAGGTCTACGGGCTTTTGCGTTATGGCGTGAAAGTCGCGCCCGACGCGGGCGAGAACAAGCAAACAATCTGGCTGATTGATTGGAAGACTCCAATAAACAACGACTTCGCTGTTGCCGAGGAGGTCACGGTCGGAGGTGTTCACGACAAACGACCCGATCTTGTGCTGTACGTCAACGGCATCGCAGTAGGCGTGCTGGAGTTGAAGCGCTCTATCGTATCCGTGGCCGAGGGCATTCGCCAGAACCTCGACAATCAAAAAAAGGAATTCATCCGGCCATTCTTCGCGACGGTGCAGCTAGTGATGGCGGGTAACGACACCGAAGGCCTGCGTTACGGCGTGATCGAAACCGCCGAAAAGTATTATCTGACCTGGAAAGAACCATCGGAGATTGAAAACCAGCTCGACCGAGCCGTCAGCCAACTTTGTCGCAAGGATCGCCTGCTGGAGATCATTCACGACTTCATCGTGTTCGATGCGGGAGCAAAAAAAACCTGCCGCCACAATCAGTACTTCGGGGTGCGTGCCGCTCAGGAATCGGTGAAATGCCGCGAGGGCGGCATCATTTGGCACACGCAGGGCAGTGGCAAAAGCTTGACCATGGTCTGGCTAGCGAAGTGGATTCGGGAGAACGTCAAAGACGCTCGTGTTCTGCTGATCACAGACCGCATTGACCTCGATGACCAAATCGAAAAGGTTTTCAAAGGCGTCAACGAGAACATCTATCGCACAAAGAGCGGAGCCGATCTGGTCAATGTATTGAACAAGAGCGAAGAGCTGCTGATCTGTTCACTCGTGCACAAGTTCGGTGCATCGGATGACCCGGACGTGGATTCGTACCTAGCAGACATCCACCGACACGTGCCAAAAGATTTCTACGCCAAGGGCGACATTTTCGTTTTTGTGGATGAATGCCACCGGACGCACAAGGGATCCGGGAAGCTGCACCAAGCTATGACGACGCTTTTACCGGGGGCGATGCTAATCGGCTTCACGGGCACGCCGCTACTGAAAGCGGAAAAGCAGAAGAGTATCGAGGTATTTGGTCCCTACATCCACACTTACAAGTACGACGAGGCGGTACGCGACAAGGTGGTGCTTGACTTGCGCTATGAGGCCCGCGACATCGATCAGCACATCACATCGCAGCAAAAGATTGACGAATGGTTCGATCTGAAGACTTCCGGCCTGACCGACGCTGCGAGAGCACAGCTCAAGCAACGCTGGGGCACGATGCAAAAGGTGCTCAGCTCAGAACCGCGACTCAAGATGATTGTTAGCGACATTTTGATGGACATGGAGAGAGAAGACCGTTTGAAGAGTGGCTACGGGAATGCCATGTTGGTTTCAAGCAGCATCTACAACGCTTGTCGCTTCTTCGAGATGTTCCAGAAAACGGACTTAGCTCGAAAATGTGCAATCGTCACTTCTTATAAACCCGCCCCTGGCGACATCAAGGGAGAAGAGTCCGGCGAGGGGATGACCGAGAAGCTTCGGCAGTATGCGATTTATCGCGAAATGTTGGCCGAACACTTCGACGAGCCAGAAGAAACGGCGATGTACAAGGTCGCCGAGTTCGAGCAAGAGGTTAAGAGTCGCTTCATCAAGGAACCGGGTCAGATGAAGTTGTTGATCGTGGTTGACAAGTTGTTGACCGGGTTCGACGCGCCGCCTGCGACCTATCTTTACATCGACAAGAAGATGGAAAACCACGGTCTATTCCAGGCGATCTGTCGTGTCAATCGACTCGACAGTGAGGACAAAGAATACGGGTACGTCATCGACTACAAAGACTTATTTAAGTCTCTGGAGCGGTCAATCCACGACTATACCGGGGAAGCATTCGAAGGCTACGACGCCGAAGACGTTCAGGGCCTGCTTACGGATCGACTGACCAAGGCTAGAGAGCGACTCGAAGAATTGCGAGAGTCGGTAAAGGCGTTGTGTGAGCCCGTTCAGGCACCCAAGGATTCGCTCGCTTATCAGCACTATTTTTGCGCGAAGAACAGCGGCGATGGCGATGAATTGGAAGAGAACGAGCAAAAGCGGGTCGCGCTGTACAAGATCGTGGGAGCGCTGCTGCGTGCGTATGCAAACCTGGCAAACGAAATGGGTCAGGCGGGCTATACAGAAGAAAAGGCTAAGGCCATCAAGGCTGAGGTCGAACATTTCGAAAAGGTTCGAGAGGAAATAAAGCTGTCCAGCGGTGACTATATCGATATGAAGATGTACGAACCAGCCATGCGACACTTGTTGGACACGTACATCAGGGCGGATGAAAGTAAGAAACTCTCAGCGTTTGACGATATGACCCTCGTCCAGCTGGTCGCCGAACAGGGAGAAGGCGCAGTTAAACATATGCCGGAAGGGTTAAAGGCAAACCCCGAGGCAATGGCTGAAGCAATCGAGAACAACGTGCGCAAACTGATCATCGATGAACGCGCGGTCAATCCGAAGTACTTCGAGCGGATGTCGCAACTCCTAGAAGCGCTGATCCGGGAAAGAAAAACGAAGGCCCTGCACTACACGGCCTATCTGGCGAAAGTTGCGGAGTTGGCCAACAAAGTGCAGAAGCCTGAGAGCGAATCGTCGTATCCCTCTGCAATCAACACAGGCCCGCGCAGGGCCTTGTATGACAACCTTGGCAAAGACGAAGAACTCGCTGTACGGGTAGATACGGCGATTCGTGATGTCAAGAAAGACGGTTGGCGGGGGAATCGTTTTAAGGAACGAGAAGTGCGAGCCGCGATCAAATCCGTTCTGGGTGTAAACGACGAGCTCGTGAATCAGACCTTCGCAATTGTGGAGAAGCAACGTGAGTACTAG
- a CDS encoding M48 family metallopeptidase, translated as MSTRGHKIEVGGVPVEIVRKDIKNLHLGVYPPNGRVRVAAPLRLTDEAVRLAVVARLGWVRRRQAGFDQQDRQSEREMVSGESHYVQGRRYRLNVVEESVAPTIATRKNTTLEISVPPGTDRRDREEALQQWYRQRLRSQLPELIAKWEPVVRVKVADCRIRRMKTRWGSSNATARRVWVNLELAKKPLSCLEYILVHEMVHLLERHHNDRFRELMDTVMPQWRVYRDELNRAPLSHESWSY; from the coding sequence GTGAGTACTAGGGGCCACAAGATCGAAGTTGGAGGTGTTCCGGTTGAAATCGTCCGAAAGGACATTAAGAACCTTCACCTTGGCGTGTATCCGCCAAATGGAAGAGTTCGCGTCGCGGCTCCGCTCAGGCTGACGGACGAAGCTGTGAGACTGGCCGTAGTTGCCCGCCTAGGGTGGGTTCGTCGGCGGCAAGCTGGCTTCGACCAGCAAGATCGCCAGTCCGAGCGCGAGATGGTCAGCGGAGAGAGCCATTATGTTCAGGGCCGACGTTATCGGCTAAACGTCGTCGAAGAGAGCGTGGCTCCAACTATTGCGACCAGAAAGAATACAACTCTGGAGATAAGCGTCCCTCCCGGTACAGATCGGCGCGACCGTGAGGAGGCGCTTCAGCAATGGTATCGACAACGACTGCGAAGTCAACTTCCCGAGTTGATTGCAAAATGGGAGCCCGTAGTTAGAGTGAAGGTCGCCGATTGCAGGATCAGGAGGATGAAGACTCGTTGGGGATCATCAAATGCTACGGCGCGAAGGGTCTGGGTAAATCTGGAGCTCGCGAAGAAGCCCCTATCTTGTCTCGAATACATCCTGGTGCATGAAATGGTTCACTTGCTGGAGCGGCATCACAACGACAGGTTTAGAGAATTGATGGACACGGTCATGCCGCAGTGGCGGGTCTATCGGGATGAGTTGAATCGTGCGCCGCTCTCGCACGAAAGCTGGAGCTATTGA
- a CDS encoding helix-turn-helix domain-containing protein yields MRTTFNTVQNPETPYTPSQQSLDCPSDGLLTASEVAHLLKVPVSWVYDRTRRRGFDRMPHLKLGKYLRFSKQEVLDWLQKARRN; encoded by the coding sequence ATGAGAACGACCTTTAATACCGTTCAGAACCCGGAAACGCCGTATACGCCGTCTCAGCAATCGTTAGACTGCCCTTCCGATGGGCTGCTCACAGCGAGCGAAGTCGCCCACCTGCTAAAAGTTCCTGTCTCTTGGGTATATGACCGCACACGCCGTAGGGGCTTTGACCGGATGCCCCACCTGAAGCTCGGCAAGTACCTTCGCTTCTCCAAACAGGAAGTACTAGATTGGCTTCAAAAAGCGAGAAGGAATTAG
- a CDS encoding site-specific integrase encodes MTRRRFQRGSIYKRGKRKTVWVARFSEDVIGSDGATVSVRRSEVLGTVTEIPTRRQAEQLLADRLRSINSGQHRPNSSRSLRDYAETFWLPVVLPTLKYSTKKYYQYMLRVHVYPAFGELQLRLITRDAVQTFLSEKLRSGLSWRTVKGLRTLFGTVMAAAEADELVQSNPVRKTRFPRRGPGRPRAPIAPEKIQELLEALPEPCASLARLLVFTGLRIGELLALRWRDVDLEHGVLRVTQSVYEGHFDEPKSQRSKRSIPLGARAVEILSARRPAGVKPDALVFSTQAGTAYDRHNLVNRQLKPTCKKLGLKDVGWHWLRHANATLLDSVGTPLGTVQALLGHSSSEITREVYLHSIPADAKAAVQKVEDLLNRPKLTQVPENWAKGSLLIQ; translated from the coding sequence ATGACTCGAAGAAGGTTCCAGCGCGGTTCAATCTACAAGAGAGGTAAACGTAAGACGGTGTGGGTCGCACGCTTTTCTGAGGATGTGATCGGGTCCGATGGAGCGACGGTAAGCGTACGTCGCTCTGAAGTCTTGGGTACGGTCACTGAGATTCCGACTCGACGGCAGGCGGAGCAGCTTCTCGCGGACCGACTGCGTTCGATCAACAGCGGGCAACATCGGCCCAATTCGTCACGCAGTCTTCGCGATTATGCGGAGACGTTCTGGTTGCCGGTGGTTCTTCCCACGCTCAAGTACTCGACTAAGAAGTATTACCAATACATGCTGAGGGTTCACGTGTACCCAGCTTTTGGCGAGTTGCAGCTTCGGCTCATCACCCGCGACGCGGTGCAGACTTTTCTTTCTGAGAAGCTTCGTAGCGGTCTGTCTTGGCGGACGGTCAAAGGTCTCCGAACATTATTTGGGACAGTGATGGCTGCGGCTGAAGCAGATGAGCTGGTTCAGAGTAATCCCGTAAGGAAAACTCGGTTCCCTCGTCGTGGACCAGGTAGGCCGAGAGCTCCGATCGCTCCTGAGAAGATTCAGGAACTACTGGAGGCTCTGCCGGAGCCTTGTGCCTCACTAGCTAGGCTGCTTGTCTTTACCGGACTCCGGATCGGAGAACTGCTTGCCTTGCGCTGGCGGGATGTCGATCTAGAGCACGGTGTGCTTCGTGTGACTCAAAGTGTTTACGAAGGTCACTTCGATGAGCCTAAGAGTCAGCGTAGTAAGCGGTCGATTCCCCTTGGCGCAAGAGCGGTTGAGATTTTGTCAGCTCGTAGACCAGCTGGCGTGAAACCAGACGCTTTGGTGTTCAGCACGCAAGCGGGAACAGCGTACGACAGGCACAATCTCGTCAATCGACAGCTCAAGCCTACGTGCAAGAAGCTGGGATTGAAGGATGTGGGCTGGCATTGGCTGCGACATGCGAACGCAACTCTGCTTGATTCGGTCGGTACACCGTTGGGTACAGTGCAAGCACTCCTCGGGCATTCGTCTTCTGAAATCACCCGCGAAGTTTACTTGCATTCGATCCCTGCGGATGCAAAGGCAGCGGTACAAAAGGTCGAGGATTTGCTTAATCGACCCAAGTTGACCCAAGTTCCCGAAAACTGGGCAAAAGGAAGCTTGCTAATTCAATGA
- the nagA gene encoding N-acetylglucosamine-6-phosphate deacetylase, with product MLAFTAKLLLTPTENVDHPLLLVEDGTIAEIANQAARTVPPAATLVDLGDSIVAPGYLDLHIHGSAGFDVMDDNPAALPAIEHLLAQHGVTAYYPTTVTAPLDATLSALQRLAHAVEHSKLGGKRSRAGASPLGIHLEGPFISHARKGVHPPDNLLPPTLATFERFWQAARGHIKMMTIAPELDGAAELIAEATRRGVCVSLGHSDANFDTAEGGIAAGARHATHTFNAMRPLDHRGPGILGAVLTDCRVSADMIVDGVHLDPAIVKLVARAKGLEQTVLITDATSATGMPDGRYHLGSFEVEVKGGKCMANGKLAGSILTMDNAVRNLARFTGWTLSQAVAAASRNPARVARLANKGVLTAGADADFVVLNPAGEVLRTFIGGVECSTQ from the coding sequence ATGCTGGCTTTCACCGCCAAATTGCTACTCACGCCGACAGAGAATGTGGACCATCCTCTGCTGCTGGTCGAAGATGGCACGATCGCTGAGATTGCTAACCAGGCAGCGCGAACGGTTCCGCCGGCTGCGACCTTGGTTGATTTGGGTGACAGCATAGTCGCTCCGGGATACCTCGATCTGCATATTCATGGGAGCGCCGGTTTCGATGTGATGGACGACAATCCGGCTGCCCTGCCCGCAATCGAACATCTCCTGGCTCAGCATGGCGTCACCGCTTACTACCCGACGACGGTGACGGCCCCGTTGGATGCGACCCTGAGCGCGTTACAGCGTTTAGCGCATGCCGTTGAACATTCCAAACTGGGCGGAAAGCGTTCCCGGGCCGGCGCGTCCCCCCTGGGTATTCACCTTGAAGGACCATTCATCAGCCACGCGCGCAAAGGCGTCCATCCGCCTGACAATCTTTTGCCACCGACGCTCGCGACCTTTGAGAGGTTTTGGCAGGCGGCGCGCGGGCATATAAAGATGATGACAATCGCTCCGGAACTGGATGGCGCCGCGGAGTTGATCGCCGAAGCAACGCGGCGCGGAGTCTGCGTTAGCCTGGGCCATTCCGACGCTAACTTTGACACGGCGGAAGGCGGGATCGCTGCGGGCGCACGCCATGCAACCCACACTTTCAATGCGATGCGGCCGTTGGATCATCGTGGACCTGGAATTCTCGGTGCCGTCTTGACGGACTGTCGCGTCAGTGCCGACATGATTGTCGACGGTGTGCATCTCGATCCGGCAATCGTGAAACTGGTCGCCAGAGCCAAAGGTCTGGAACAGACGGTCCTCATTACTGACGCCACTTCTGCCACCGGAATGCCCGACGGACGGTATCATCTGGGATCGTTCGAAGTTGAAGTCAAGGGCGGCAAGTGCATGGCGAACGGCAAGCTTGCCGGCAGCATTCTTACGATGGACAACGCGGTCCGCAACCTGGCGCGCTTTACCGGTTGGACTCTTTCGCAGGCAGTGGCGGCAGCCAGCCGAAATCCGGCGCGGGTGGCGCGACTAGCGAATAAAGGAGTGCTGACCGCGGGTGCGGATGCAGACTTCGTCGTTCTGAATCCGGCAGGCGAAGTGTTGCGAACTTTTATCGGCGGCGTGGAGTGTTCCACACAATAA
- a CDS encoding isomerizing glutamine--fructose-6-phosphate transaminase, with protein sequence MAEKRQFPHHLIREIFEQPDGLRRTVEPRISREQGLVHLEEVKIPREELRAVRRINIVASGTSRHAGMTGQFMMQELAGVPVDVDYASEFEYRNPMIGPSELSIFITQSGETADTTGALREAKQRGSRIIAITNVEGSTVAREADGVIYVHAGPEVSIASTKAFTGQMACLFLFALYLGQVKEKVAPEVAKRYIGELLALPGKIETILASADQCEQLAERYHRVEDFMFLGRAIHYPIAMDGALKLKEISYIHAEGYPTGEAKHGPNALIDYRLPLVMIATCDPDDAGSVLRYEKNVSNMEGFKKQGGTVIAIATEGDTKVPQLANHTFFIPKAPELLSPILEIVPLQLFAYYVAAKRGLDVDRPRNLVKAVTLE encoded by the coding sequence ATGGCTGAGAAGCGCCAGTTTCCGCATCACCTGATTCGCGAGATTTTCGAACAGCCCGATGGGCTGCGTCGGACGGTCGAGCCACGTATCTCGCGTGAACAGGGACTCGTGCACCTGGAAGAAGTAAAGATCCCGCGCGAAGAGTTACGGGCGGTGCGGCGCATTAATATCGTCGCGTCCGGAACCAGCCGGCATGCGGGCATGACCGGTCAGTTCATGATGCAGGAACTGGCGGGCGTTCCGGTGGATGTGGACTACGCCAGCGAGTTCGAATACCGCAACCCGATGATCGGGCCATCCGAGCTGAGCATATTTATTACGCAGTCGGGTGAGACCGCTGACACCACCGGAGCTTTACGTGAGGCCAAGCAGCGTGGGTCGCGCATCATCGCCATCACGAACGTGGAGGGATCGACCGTTGCCCGAGAAGCCGACGGCGTCATCTACGTTCACGCCGGACCAGAGGTCAGCATTGCGTCGACCAAGGCTTTCACCGGACAAATGGCCTGCCTGTTCCTGTTTGCTTTGTACCTGGGGCAGGTGAAAGAGAAGGTAGCGCCGGAAGTTGCCAAGCGCTACATCGGAGAACTGCTCGCGTTGCCGGGAAAGATCGAAACGATTCTGGCGTCTGCAGACCAGTGTGAACAGCTGGCGGAGCGCTACCATCGCGTCGAAGACTTCATGTTTCTGGGCCGCGCCATCCATTACCCGATTGCCATGGACGGCGCGCTGAAGCTCAAGGAAATTTCTTATATTCACGCTGAGGGGTATCCCACGGGAGAAGCGAAACATGGTCCCAACGCTCTCATCGACTATCGGCTTCCTCTGGTGATGATTGCGACTTGCGATCCTGACGATGCGGGATCGGTGCTGCGTTACGAAAAAAATGTCAGCAACATGGAAGGCTTCAAGAAGCAGGGCGGCACCGTCATTGCAATCGCCACGGAAGGCGACACGAAGGTTCCGCAGCTGGCCAATCACACATTCTTTATTCCGAAAGCGCCCGAGTTGTTATCGCCAATTCTGGAGATTGTCCCGCTCCAACTCTTCGCATACTACGTAGCGGCCAAGCGGGGACTGGATGTGGATCGACCGAGGAATCTGGTGAAGGCGGTAACGCTGGAATAA
- the aceE gene encoding pyruvate dehydrogenase (acetyl-transferring), homodimeric type has translation MAETQQTQPTNGLEVVETREWLDSLDYVLSKGGAERAGRLLQQLALHARRAGGINLPFTATTPYQNTIPSSQQPPFPGSQEMERRIKSLVRWNALAMVVRANKIQEGIGGHISTFASAATLYEVAFNHFFRASNESGDRDLVYFQGHAAPGIYARAYLEGRIPKEKLQNFRRELNPGGGLSSYPHPWLMPDFWEFPTVSMGLGPIQAIYHARFIKYLENRELKTSTGGKVWAFLGDGEMDEPESLGSITLASREKLDNLIFVVNCNLQRLDGPVRGNFKIIQELEAIFRGAGWNVIKCIWGGDWDSLIQNDRDGLLVKRMGEIKDGQYQKFFVESGAYFRQNFFGTDPRLLKMVEHLSDEQLSRMRLGGHDPIKVHAAFRAAVNHTGAPTIVLAKTIKGYGLGEAGEGKNITHQQKKLNEDELQMFRSRFGIPIPDDELHEAPFYRPADDSAEITYMQERRKQLGGYMPVRKNRAMPLKPLPEAHFEEFYKGTEGREVSTTMVFVRMLSKLLRDPEVGKFIVPVVPDEARTFGMEALFRQVGIYSSVGQLYEPVDMDTLLYYKEAKNGQILEEGITEAGSMCSFISAGTAYANHGINTIPFFIYYSMFGFQRIGDLIWLAADSRCRGFLVGGTAGRTTLAGEGLQHQDGHSHVLALPVPNLMAYDPAFAYEIAIIIQDGIKRMYVDGESIFYYLTVTNEPLPMPEMPNQPGIREGILRGLYRYRASEKKDAKLRAQIFGSGTIMFEVLKAQQILEKNYGVAADVWSVTSYKELYRDANDCMRWNMLHPKETPKVPYVTQALQGASGPFIAASDYMKVLSESIAQWVPGKLLSLGTDGFGRSESRAALRDFFEVDAKHIVLATLTALARENQVGPDVLEKAIRDLGINPEKMNPAIS, from the coding sequence GTGGCTGAGACGCAGCAAACGCAACCGACGAACGGTTTGGAAGTTGTTGAAACGCGGGAGTGGCTGGATTCACTCGACTACGTACTGTCCAAAGGCGGAGCGGAACGAGCAGGCAGGTTGCTGCAACAACTGGCCTTGCATGCGCGACGAGCGGGCGGCATCAATCTTCCATTCACAGCGACCACTCCCTATCAGAATACGATTCCCTCATCGCAGCAACCCCCGTTTCCCGGCAGCCAGGAGATGGAACGCCGGATCAAGAGCCTGGTGCGCTGGAATGCGCTGGCCATGGTCGTCCGCGCCAACAAGATTCAGGAAGGCATTGGCGGACACATCTCCACGTTCGCGTCAGCCGCGACGCTTTACGAAGTTGCCTTCAACCATTTCTTTCGAGCGTCCAATGAGAGTGGGGACCGCGACCTCGTTTACTTTCAGGGTCACGCCGCGCCCGGCATCTACGCGCGCGCGTATCTGGAAGGCCGCATTCCGAAAGAGAAGCTACAGAATTTTCGCCGCGAACTGAATCCCGGCGGAGGCCTCTCTTCCTACCCGCATCCGTGGCTGATGCCCGATTTCTGGGAGTTCCCGACCGTCTCCATGGGACTCGGTCCGATTCAGGCGATCTATCACGCGCGTTTCATCAAGTACCTCGAGAATCGAGAGCTGAAGACTTCGACCGGCGGCAAGGTCTGGGCGTTCCTCGGCGACGGCGAAATGGATGAACCGGAATCGCTCGGCTCCATCACGCTCGCGTCCCGCGAAAAGCTCGACAACCTTATTTTCGTCGTGAACTGCAACCTGCAGCGCCTCGACGGTCCGGTGCGCGGCAACTTCAAGATTATTCAGGAACTGGAAGCGATCTTCCGCGGCGCGGGATGGAACGTCATCAAGTGCATCTGGGGCGGCGACTGGGATTCCCTGATCCAGAACGATCGCGACGGATTGCTCGTCAAGCGCATGGGCGAAATCAAAGACGGGCAGTATCAGAAATTCTTCGTGGAGAGCGGCGCGTACTTCCGGCAAAACTTCTTCGGCACCGATCCACGCTTGCTGAAGATGGTGGAGCACCTTTCCGACGAGCAACTATCCCGCATGCGGCTGGGTGGTCACGATCCGATCAAAGTGCACGCCGCATTTCGAGCGGCCGTGAACCACACCGGAGCGCCGACCATCGTTCTCGCCAAGACCATCAAGGGATACGGACTCGGCGAAGCTGGCGAAGGCAAGAACATCACGCACCAGCAGAAAAAGCTGAACGAAGACGAACTGCAGATGTTCCGGTCGCGCTTCGGCATTCCAATCCCAGACGACGAACTGCATGAGGCGCCGTTCTATCGTCCTGCCGACGATAGCGCGGAAATTACCTACATGCAGGAACGCCGCAAGCAGCTCGGCGGATACATGCCGGTCCGCAAAAACCGCGCCATGCCGCTGAAACCCTTGCCGGAAGCGCATTTCGAAGAATTCTATAAAGGCACCGAAGGCCGCGAAGTTTCGACCACCATGGTCTTCGTGCGCATGCTGTCAAAACTATTGCGCGATCCCGAGGTTGGCAAGTTCATCGTCCCGGTCGTCCCCGACGAAGCGCGCACCTTCGGCATGGAAGCCTTGTTCCGCCAGGTCGGCATCTATTCCAGCGTCGGTCAGCTCTACGAACCCGTCGACATGGATACCCTCCTTTATTACAAAGAGGCGAAGAACGGACAGATTCTCGAAGAAGGCATCACTGAAGCGGGATCAATGTGTTCGTTCATCTCGGCGGGTACCGCGTATGCGAACCACGGTATCAATACGATTCCGTTTTTTATTTATTACTCCATGTTCGGATTCCAGCGTATCGGCGATCTGATCTGGTTGGCGGCCGACAGTCGCTGCCGCGGTTTCCTCGTCGGTGGCACTGCGGGTCGAACAACGCTGGCCGGCGAAGGCTTGCAGCATCAGGACGGACACAGCCACGTGCTCGCCTTACCGGTTCCGAATCTGATGGCCTACGATCCCGCGTTCGCCTACGAGATCGCGATCATCATTCAGGACGGCATCAAGCGTATGTACGTCGATGGCGAATCCATCTTCTATTACTTGACCGTCACCAACGAACCTCTCCCCATGCCGGAAATGCCCAACCAGCCGGGGATTCGTGAGGGTATCCTGCGCGGCTTGTACCGTTATCGCGCTTCAGAAAAGAAGGATGCGAAACTGCGCGCCCAGATTTTCGGCAGTGGCACCATCATGTTCGAAGTATTGAAGGCGCAGCAGATTCTGGAAAAGAATTACGGCGTAGCCGCGGACGTGTGGAGCGTCACCAGCTACAAGGAACTGTATCGCGACGCCAACGATTGCATGCGCTGGAACATGCTGCATCCCAAAGAGACACCGAAGGTTCCCTACGTCACGCAGGCGTTGCAGGGCGCATCGGGACCGTTCATTGCGGCATCCGATTACATGAAGGTGCTGTCGGAGAGCATTGCGCAATGGGTGCCGGGCAAACTCCTTTCGCTTGGTACCGACGGCTTTGGACGCAGCGAAAGCCGCGCCGCACTCCGTGACTTCTTTGAGGTGGATGCGAAACATATCGTGCTCGCCACCCTGACTGCGCTGGCCCGAGAAAATCAGGTCGGCCCCGACGTTCTGGAAAAAGCGATTCGCGATCTTGGAATCAATCCAGAAAAAATGAACCCGGCGATCAGCTAG